In Xylanibacter ruminicola 23, a single genomic region encodes these proteins:
- a CDS encoding GNAT family N-acetyltransferase: MSQLITTIYTKSKGMPTLRQGSYFHSQELMEVCEAAPRQRPYMVVIHNETGRELCHMLGIVRYRTLILPPFLLIHCRILGEGVYDEDCGYKKDELFDRMLSALTHKLNKRVLFMEMSNLSTKMFGYKVLRENGYYPVNWMSIHNSLHRHAPEERITPKLQKRIDHAHERGAKTEIVSNEHDFKAFSKLLRKHHILKPKRYIPDDIFFRELMEGQNGNLFITKYHEKVIACAACVYSQGDAYLWYSAFRRKTFHALHPDTIVVWDVMKHAYNEGYQHMRFMDVGLPFHKNPYREFILRFGGKEQSTYRWFRFSIRWVNKLLAWIYRE; encoded by the coding sequence ATGAGCCAACTGATTACTACCATATACACCAAATCCAAAGGCATGCCAACATTGCGCCAGGGTAGCTATTTCCACAGTCAGGAACTGATGGAAGTATGCGAGGCCGCCCCGCGCCAGCGCCCTTATATGGTAGTCATTCACAATGAAACAGGTCGCGAACTGTGCCACATGCTGGGCATTGTGAGATACCGCACTCTGATACTGCCGCCATTCCTGCTGATACATTGCCGGATATTAGGCGAAGGTGTGTATGATGAAGACTGCGGCTACAAAAAAGACGAGCTGTTCGACCGGATGCTAAGTGCGCTCACCCACAAACTTAACAAACGCGTACTGTTTATGGAGATGAGTAACCTGAGCACCAAGATGTTTGGCTATAAGGTTTTGCGCGAGAACGGCTACTACCCTGTAAACTGGATGTCGATACACAACTCGTTGCATCGCCACGCACCCGAAGAACGAATCACTCCCAAACTGCAGAAACGAATCGACCACGCCCACGAACGAGGTGCAAAAACCGAGATAGTCAGCAACGAGCACGACTTTAAGGCTTTCTCGAAACTACTACGCAAGCACCATATTCTGAAGCCCAAACGCTATATCCCCGATGACATTTTCTTCCGTGAGCTGATGGAGGGCCAGAACGGCAACCTGTTTATTACCAAGTATCACGAAAAAGTGATTGCCTGTGCCGCCTGCGTATATAGTCAGGGCGATGCCTACCTATGGTATTCGGCCTTCAGGCGCAAAACATTCCATGCCCTACACCCCGACACCATTGTGGTGTGGGATGTGATGAAGCACGCCTACAACGAGGGCTATCAACATATGCGATTCATGGATGTGGGACTGCCTTTCCACAAAAATCCTTACCGCGAATTCATATTACGTTTCGGCGGCAAGGAGCAAAGCACCTACCGATGGTTCCGTTTCTCCATCAGATGGGTGAATAAACTTTTGGCTTGGATCTATCGCGAGTAA
- a CDS encoding Maf-like protein: MDKYKYILASNSPRRKELLAGLGLDFEVRVIDGIDESYPETLPAAQVAQYIAEKKAAAYKPTLQKDELIITADTVVIVGDDILGKPYDAADAVRMLREISGRTHQVTTGVSLLTATSLRSFSVTTDVTFKQLTDDEIQHYVSHYRPFDKAGAYGIQEWIGYIGVTGLNGSYYNVMGLPVQRIYTELQNM, from the coding sequence ATGGATAAATACAAATATATTCTTGCGAGTAATTCGCCTCGTAGAAAAGAATTGTTGGCGGGGTTGGGATTGGATTTCGAGGTGCGTGTGATTGATGGTATCGACGAGTCGTACCCCGAAACTTTGCCTGCAGCCCAGGTGGCACAGTATATTGCTGAAAAGAAGGCTGCTGCTTACAAACCAACACTCCAAAAAGACGAGCTGATTATTACTGCCGACACGGTGGTGATAGTAGGTGACGATATCTTGGGTAAACCTTACGATGCGGCCGATGCCGTACGTATGCTCCGCGAAATTAGTGGTCGTACCCATCAGGTTACTACAGGTGTTTCGCTGCTCACCGCTACCAGTCTGCGTTCGTTTTCGGTTACTACCGATGTAACCTTTAAACAGCTTACAGATGACGAGATACAGCACTACGTGAGCCACTATCGTCCTTTTGATAAGGCTGGTGCCTACGGCATTCAGGAATGGATTGGCTACATAGGTGTTACAGGACTTAACGGCAGTTATTATAATGTGATGGGCCTGCCCGTTCAGCGCATTTATACCGAACTGCAAAATATGTAA
- a CDS encoding nitroreductase family protein produces the protein MTSFKDLAQLRRSHRKFSDKEVDPEHLKLILRAALMSPTSKSQRAWQFVVVDDKMDLEKLADAKNMGSQFLKDAPVAIAVLGDPMQNDCWVEDGSIATISMQYQAEELGLGSCWIQMRGRGLSDGTTADEVIRGVLGIPDNYNCLCILAIGHWTDERKPQDEEKLKWENVHLNKF, from the coding sequence ATGACAAGTTTTAAAGATTTGGCGCAGTTGCGCCGCAGCCATCGCAAGTTCTCTGATAAGGAGGTTGATCCCGAACATTTGAAGCTTATTCTGCGTGCAGCGTTGATGTCGCCCACGTCAAAGAGTCAGCGTGCCTGGCAGTTCGTGGTTGTAGATGATAAGATGGATCTCGAGAAGTTGGCCGATGCCAAGAATATGGGTTCGCAGTTCCTGAAGGATGCCCCTGTGGCTATTGCCGTATTAGGCGATCCCATGCAGAACGACTGTTGGGTAGAGGATGGCTCGATAGCCACTATCTCTATGCAGTATCAGGCCGAAGAGTTAGGCTTGGGCTCTTGCTGGATTCAGATGCGAGGTCGCGGACTGAGCGACGGTACCACAGCCGACGAGGTGATTCGTGGTGTGCTGGGTATTCCCGATAACTACAATTGCTTGTGCATTCTTGCCATAGGTCATTGGACCGATGAGCGCAAGCCTCAGGACGAAGAGAAACTGAAGTGGGAAAACGTTCACTTGAACAAATTCTAA
- a CDS encoding RelA/SpoT family protein — protein MAEKFAFTYEERKRMASQTAEILTEEIGLKGDAIEAVQLIPDIEEGNIALDEVEQKYGASVARILHGLNRIQQLYDKNPAVESENFRNLLLSFAEDMRVILIMIANRVNLMRQIRDTENVEAKLEVSQEAAYLYAPLAHKLGLYKLKSELEDLSLKYMEHDAYYHIREKLSATKAARDAYIDRFIKPVEQKMMEAGIRCHIKGRTKSIHSIWQKMQKQKCPFEGVYDLFAIRIIIDCPLEQEKMQCWQAYSIITDMYQPNPKRLRDWLSVPKSNGYESLHITVLGPEQKWVEVQIRTERMDEIAERGVAAHWRYKGVKGETGLDEWLTNIRTMLEHADGLDAMDQFKMELYEDEVFVFTPAGDLWKFPAGATVLDFAYHIHSKLGNQCTGGRISGKVVPIRYELKSGDQVEILTSTNQKPRQEWLNIVKTSRAKSKIRLALKETQVKDGLFAKEMLERKFRNRKIEQDDSIMFNVIRKMGYKEVSDFYKAIADGVLDTNDVLDKFLELRGKEAVVTGDNQARSASEFELDESKIAGLNQQVNDDVLVIDRNLKGLDYQLAKCCSPIYGDDVFGFVTVNGGIKIHRCDCPNAPELRRRFGYRIVKAKWSGKGSSQYSIALRVIGNDDIGIVNNLTSIISKEEKLVLRSINIDSHDGLFSGNIVVMLEDTSRLEALIKKLRTVKGVKQVDRI, from the coding sequence ATGGCGGAAAAATTCGCATTTACATACGAGGAAAGAAAACGAATGGCATCGCAGACGGCCGAGATCCTGACTGAGGAAATCGGTTTGAAAGGCGATGCGATAGAGGCTGTACAGCTGATACCTGATATAGAGGAGGGCAACATTGCGCTGGATGAGGTAGAGCAGAAATACGGCGCATCGGTGGCGCGCATATTGCATGGTTTGAACCGTATACAGCAGTTGTATGATAAAAACCCTGCGGTTGAGAGTGAGAACTTCAGAAATCTGCTGCTCTCGTTTGCCGAGGATATGCGTGTGATACTGATAATGATTGCCAATCGCGTGAACCTGATGCGACAGATTCGCGATACAGAGAACGTAGAGGCCAAGCTGGAGGTATCGCAAGAGGCTGCTTATCTGTATGCCCCGTTGGCGCATAAGTTAGGACTCTATAAGCTGAAGAGCGAACTGGAGGACCTGTCGCTGAAGTATATGGAGCATGATGCCTATTACCATATTCGCGAAAAACTGAGTGCTACCAAGGCGGCACGCGACGCTTATATAGATAGGTTTATTAAGCCTGTTGAACAGAAGATGATGGAGGCGGGTATCCGTTGCCATATCAAGGGGCGTACCAAATCAATCCACTCTATCTGGCAGAAGATGCAGAAGCAGAAGTGCCCGTTTGAGGGTGTGTATGATTTGTTTGCCATCCGTATCATTATCGATTGTCCGCTGGAGCAGGAGAAAATGCAATGCTGGCAGGCTTACTCGATTATTACCGATATGTATCAGCCTAACCCTAAACGACTGCGCGACTGGCTGTCGGTACCCAAATCGAATGGCTACGAGAGTCTGCACATCACGGTGCTGGGCCCAGAGCAGAAGTGGGTTGAGGTACAGATACGTACCGAACGTATGGACGAGATTGCCGAGCGCGGTGTAGCTGCCCACTGGCGCTATAAAGGCGTGAAGGGCGAGACGGGGCTGGACGAGTGGCTGACGAATATCCGTACGATGCTGGAGCATGCCGACGGACTGGATGCTATGGACCAGTTTAAGATGGAACTGTACGAAGACGAGGTGTTTGTGTTTACACCTGCTGGCGATTTGTGGAAGTTTCCCGCAGGTGCTACGGTACTTGACTTTGCTTACCATATCCACTCGAAACTGGGCAACCAGTGTACGGGTGGCCGCATTAGTGGAAAAGTGGTGCCGATACGCTACGAACTGAAGAGTGGCGACCAGGTTGAAATCCTGACATCGACTAACCAGAAACCCCGACAGGAGTGGCTGAATATTGTGAAGACCTCGCGTGCCAAATCCAAGATACGTTTGGCGCTGAAGGAAACCCAGGTTAAGGACGGACTGTTTGCCAAGGAGATGCTGGAGCGTAAGTTCCGCAACCGTAAGATTGAACAGGACGACAGCATCATGTTTAACGTAATCCGTAAGATGGGTTACAAGGAGGTAAGCGACTTTTATAAGGCCATTGCCGATGGTGTGCTGGATACAAACGATGTGCTTGATAAGTTCTTGGAACTCAGAGGGAAAGAAGCTGTTGTTACAGGAGATAATCAAGCGCGTTCGGCTTCGGAATTCGAACTTGATGAGTCGAAGATTGCGGGTTTGAACCAGCAGGTGAACGATGACGTGCTGGTGATAGACCGCAACCTGAAAGGTTTGGATTACCAGCTGGCAAAATGCTGTTCGCCTATCTATGGCGACGATGTGTTTGGCTTTGTTACCGTTAATGGCGGTATCAAGATTCACCGTTGCGATTGTCCGAATGCCCCCGAGTTGCGCCGCCGATTCGGGTATCGTATTGTTAAGGCCAAGTGGAGTGGTAAGGGTTCGTCGCAATATAGCATCGCCCTGCGTGTGATTGGTAACGACGATATCGGTATCGTGAATAATCTTACCAGCATTATCTCGAAGGAAGAGAAACTGGTGCTGCGTAGTATCAATATTGATAGTCACGACGGTTTGTTTAGCGGTAATATCGTGGTGATGCTTGAAGATACTTCACGCCTGGAGGCGCTGATTAAGAAACTGCGTACCGTTAAGGGCGTTAAACAGGTAGATAGAATATAA
- a CDS encoding KdsC family phosphatase, whose amino-acid sequence MINYDLNKIKAIIFDIDGVLSAETINLSADGTPLRTVNIKDGYAIQLAMKLGLRIAILSGARVDSLRVRYEGLGVEDIYLGCAVKIATYDEFLAIYGYTDEEVMYMGDDIPDLEIMRRVGCPVCPKDACAEIREVSVYVSDRDGGYGCGRDVIEQVLRAQGKWVMNAKAFGW is encoded by the coding sequence GTGATTAATTACGATTTAAATAAAATCAAGGCCATCATCTTTGATATTGATGGCGTGCTGAGTGCCGAGACGATTAATCTGAGTGCTGATGGTACACCGCTGCGTACGGTGAATATCAAGGATGGTTATGCCATCCAGTTGGCCATGAAGTTAGGCTTGCGTATTGCCATCCTTTCGGGTGCAAGGGTAGATAGTCTGCGTGTACGCTACGAGGGTCTTGGTGTTGAGGATATTTACCTGGGTTGTGCCGTTAAGATTGCAACCTATGATGAGTTCTTGGCTATTTATGGCTATACCGACGAGGAGGTGATGTACATGGGTGATGATATCCCCGACTTGGAGATAATGCGTAGGGTAGGTTGCCCCGTATGTCCCAAAGATGCATGTGCTGAGATTCGTGAGGTAAGTGTGTATGTTTCTGATCGTGATGGTGGCTATGGTTGTGGTCGCGATGTGATCGAACAGGTATTACGTGCCCAGGGCAAATGGGTGATGAATGCCAAAGCATTCGGGTGGTGA
- a CDS encoding transporter substrate-binding domain-containing protein, translating to MELRLINILLIITFALKVNANNLGYSDSKPLVIGIDQDYPPLEYVDEKGKPSGADVEFSKILMKRMNIPFKFAPNKWGAIANDILGGKVDLGMMVYSPYRKDVTNYSRAVIRLYYQLVTRKGTKRNYGLRDMHNVEVALMASRPVRDTLQKIGARLVIVDDLTKAMKELSAGKYDAVVCYRYQAKYLIGKYKLRNLEQEELTLTPREYCYASSNKKLIDAIDKELDKMEEEGLMDDVYGHVASTFNGIIIPRWVYMAIVAFVIVALLAVILNQMHNTRQLKKALDTARENEEKAKASEEKAHQSEEVARANAEKARENEAIANANAEKARASEAEAQRIADVARRNAKEAEHNAMVASQNEAKAREAAEAARKSEELKDIFLGNMSHSLRTPLNAIIGFSDLLMTMDDSALPPEERANLLQLINKNGLELLHLINELLSLSEVEGDTQLFKREVTDVDYEMGQYASEIRMQLKEGVTLEVVEPIDGLRALVDKKLMRIVTMHLLENAMQHTTEGKITLTYYLKEGGMYVEVKDMGEGLPEKLKQNIFGLLADKNTYTHDENQDNPGLGLSVCKAIIDRCNGKIGARDNTEDGRGTIFWYWTPTEILN from the coding sequence ATGGAGCTGAGACTGATTAACATTCTACTAATAATAACGTTTGCCCTCAAGGTAAATGCTAACAATCTCGGCTATTCTGATTCTAAACCATTGGTTATCGGAATCGATCAGGACTATCCGCCATTAGAGTATGTGGATGAAAAAGGAAAACCTAGTGGCGCCGATGTGGAATTCTCGAAGATTCTGATGAAGCGAATGAACATCCCGTTTAAGTTTGCACCTAACAAATGGGGAGCTATTGCTAACGATATCTTAGGTGGTAAGGTTGATCTGGGTATGATGGTTTATTCGCCTTATCGCAAGGATGTTACCAATTACTCGCGTGCCGTGATCAGACTGTACTACCAGTTGGTAACTCGTAAGGGTACCAAGAGGAACTACGGACTGCGCGACATGCACAATGTGGAGGTGGCGCTGATGGCCAGTAGGCCCGTACGCGACACGCTGCAGAAGATTGGTGCACGACTGGTGATAGTAGATGACCTGACCAAGGCGATGAAGGAACTGTCGGCAGGTAAATACGATGCGGTGGTGTGCTATCGTTATCAGGCTAAGTATCTGATTGGCAAGTATAAACTGCGGAATCTGGAGCAGGAAGAACTGACGCTGACACCACGCGAATACTGCTACGCAAGCAGCAACAAAAAGCTGATTGATGCCATCGACAAGGAATTGGATAAGATGGAGGAAGAGGGCCTGATGGACGATGTGTATGGCCACGTGGCTTCGACATTCAATGGCATCATCATACCGCGATGGGTATATATGGCCATTGTGGCGTTTGTGATTGTGGCGCTGCTGGCTGTGATATTAAACCAGATGCACAACACGCGCCAGCTGAAGAAGGCGCTGGATACAGCCCGTGAAAACGAGGAGAAAGCTAAAGCCAGCGAGGAAAAGGCACACCAGAGTGAGGAGGTGGCACGTGCCAATGCCGAGAAGGCTAGGGAGAACGAGGCTATTGCTAATGCTAATGCCGAAAAGGCCAGGGCCAGCGAGGCTGAGGCACAGCGTATTGCCGATGTGGCAAGGCGCAACGCCAAGGAGGCTGAACATAATGCGATGGTAGCCAGTCAGAACGAGGCAAAAGCCCGCGAAGCTGCCGAAGCAGCCCGAAAGAGCGAAGAACTGAAGGATATCTTCCTGGGTAATATGAGTCACTCGCTCCGTACACCGCTGAATGCCATCATCGGATTCTCGGATCTGCTGATGACGATGGATGATAGTGCTTTGCCACCCGAGGAGCGTGCCAATCTGTTGCAGTTGATTAATAAGAACGGACTGGAACTGCTGCACCTGATTAATGAACTGTTATCGTTAAGCGAGGTTGAGGGTGATACTCAGCTGTTTAAGCGCGAGGTTACCGATGTGGATTACGAAATGGGGCAGTATGCCTCAGAGATTCGTATGCAGCTGAAAGAGGGCGTAACCCTTGAGGTGGTTGAACCTATCGACGGCTTGCGTGCGCTGGTAGATAAGAAGCTGATGCGAATTGTAACCATGCACCTGCTTGAGAATGCCATGCAGCATACTACTGAGGGTAAGATAACCCTGACTTACTACCTGAAAGAAGGAGGTATGTATGTAGAGGTAAAGGATATGGGTGAGGGGCTGCCCGAGAAACTGAAACAGAATATATTCGGACTGTTGGCCGACAAGAATACATATACCCACGACGAGAATCAGGATAATCCAGGACTGGGACTGAGTGTTTGTAAGGCCATTATCGACCGATGCAATGGAAAAATAGGTGCGCGCGATAACACAGAAGACGGCAGAGGCACTATCTTCTGGTATTGGACGCCAACTGAGATATTAAACTAG
- a CDS encoding DnaJ domain-containing protein, protein MAAGKWIGGFAGWMAGGPLGALAGYLLGSLFDTMLNGVNTPENSGTWQSYNESYQQAYQRQQLQGQRNSFMFSLLVLSSYIIKADGKAMHSEMELVRQMLRQNFGNAAVQQGNEILNRLFEEQKREGWQQFKQTVCDCCAQISRQMDYSQRLQLLNYLVMVAKADGSVPQSEITALKECAQWMGLHANEVDSMLHLEGGSLEDAYKVLGVSPDASDDEVKKAYRKQALQHHPDKVAALGEDVRKAAEKKFQEINAAKDRIWKARGL, encoded by the coding sequence ATGGCTGCAGGAAAATGGATTGGCGGATTTGCCGGCTGGATGGCCGGTGGACCTCTTGGTGCGCTGGCTGGCTATCTGCTTGGCTCGCTATTTGATACTATGTTGAATGGGGTGAATACCCCCGAGAACTCTGGTACCTGGCAATCGTATAACGAGAGCTACCAGCAGGCTTACCAACGGCAACAGCTGCAAGGGCAGCGTAACAGTTTTATGTTCTCGCTCCTGGTGTTGTCGTCGTATATCATCAAGGCCGATGGTAAGGCCATGCATTCCGAGATGGAACTGGTTCGACAGATGTTGCGCCAGAACTTTGGTAACGCTGCCGTACAACAGGGCAACGAGATATTAAACCGACTTTTTGAGGAACAGAAACGCGAAGGCTGGCAGCAGTTCAAGCAAACGGTATGCGACTGCTGTGCACAGATAAGCCGACAGATGGACTACTCGCAGCGTTTGCAACTGCTTAACTATCTGGTGATGGTGGCTAAGGCCGATGGCAGTGTGCCCCAGAGTGAGATTACAGCCCTGAAAGAGTGTGCCCAGTGGATGGGATTGCATGCTAACGAGGTCGACTCGATGCTGCATCTGGAGGGTGGTAGTCTTGAAGATGCCTATAAGGTGCTGGGTGTGAGTCCGGATGCCAGCGACGACGAGGTGAAGAAGGCCTATCGCAAGCAGGCTTTGCAGCACCATCCTGACAAGGTGGCTGCTCTGGGCGAGGATGTACGAAAGGCTGCCGAGAAGAAATTCCAGGAGATAAATGCCGCCAAAGACCGCATTTGGAAGGCACGTGGACTTTAA